One Desulfatitalea tepidiphila genomic region harbors:
- a CDS encoding class I adenylate-forming enzyme family protein — protein sequence MLITEILARNARMYGAETALIERDPARNKRTSITWQRFDDQANQLTRALMAAGIKPGDRVIHLMTNCIEWLPIYFGILRCGAIAVPLNFRFIAATIERCVLLAEAKLMIFGPEFIERIGDIQPRLDRCVRAYVFVGPKTLCPEYAVDYLSFLQAHDSRPVDVPLQITDAAALYFTSGTTGTPKGALLTHRNLESACIIENHHHRQTHDDNFLCLPPLYHTGAKMHWFGNFIVGAPAVILKGVEPRWILEAISEERVTVVWLLVPWAMDILFAIESGDLKLRDYQIDQWRLMHIGAQPVPPSLIKEWQRIFPNHQYDTNYGLTESTGPGCVHLGVENMHKVGAIGLPGFDWEYRIVDDHLNPVEPGTPGELIVKGPGVMVEYYRNPEATADAIKSGWLLTGDIARLDEDGFIWLVDRKKDVIITGGENVFPVEIEDFLQSHPKIADVAVIGLPSLRLGEIATAIIKVKPGHTLTKEEVRLFCEQLPRYKRPRKIIFDDVPRNPTGKIEKPKLREKFAGAKESFQI from the coding sequence ATGTTGATTACTGAAATTCTTGCCCGCAATGCGCGCATGTATGGCGCGGAAACCGCGCTCATCGAACGTGATCCCGCCCGGAACAAACGCACCAGCATCACCTGGCAGAGATTCGATGACCAGGCCAACCAATTGACCCGGGCCTTGATGGCTGCCGGCATCAAGCCGGGGGACCGTGTCATCCATCTGATGACCAACTGCATCGAATGGTTGCCCATCTATTTCGGCATCTTACGCTGCGGCGCCATCGCCGTTCCGCTCAACTTCCGCTTCATCGCAGCCACTATCGAACGCTGCGTGCTGCTGGCCGAAGCCAAGCTGATGATCTTCGGGCCCGAATTCATCGAACGGATCGGCGACATCCAACCCCGTTTAGATCGATGCGTCCGCGCCTATGTCTTTGTCGGACCGAAGACGCTGTGCCCGGAGTATGCCGTCGACTACCTTTCTTTTTTACAGGCCCATGACAGCCGGCCGGTGGACGTCCCATTGCAGATTACCGACGCCGCCGCCCTCTATTTCACCTCCGGAACCACCGGCACCCCCAAGGGCGCCCTGCTGACCCATCGCAATCTCGAGTCGGCCTGCATTATCGAAAACCATCACCATCGCCAGACGCATGACGACAACTTTCTATGTTTGCCCCCCCTCTATCACACGGGCGCCAAGATGCACTGGTTCGGCAACTTCATCGTCGGCGCGCCCGCCGTTATTTTAAAAGGCGTGGAGCCGCGCTGGATACTGGAAGCCATTTCAGAAGAGCGCGTCACGGTGGTCTGGCTCCTGGTTCCCTGGGCCATGGATATCCTTTTCGCCATAGAAAGCGGCGACCTCAAGCTGCGTGATTATCAGATCGACCAATGGCGCCTGATGCATATCGGCGCCCAACCGGTGCCGCCCAGTCTGATCAAGGAGTGGCAGAGAATTTTCCCCAACCATCAATACGACACCAATTACGGTCTGACCGAGTCCACCGGGCCGGGCTGCGTTCATCTCGGTGTTGAAAACATGCACAAGGTGGGCGCCATCGGTCTTCCCGGATTCGACTGGGAATACCGCATCGTGGACGACCATCTCAATCCCGTCGAACCCGGCACACCGGGCGAATTAATCGTCAAAGGTCCGGGCGTGATGGTCGAATATTATCGTAATCCGGAAGCGACCGCAGATGCCATCAAATCAGGGTGGCTGCTGACCGGCGACATTGCCCGCCTGGATGAAGATGGATTTATCTGGCTGGTGGATCGAAAGAAGGATGTGATCATCACCGGTGGCGAAAATGTATTCCCCGTGGAGATCGAAGACTTTCTCCAAAGCCACCCCAAAATCGCGGATGTGGCGGTCATCGGATTGCCCAGCTTGCGCCTGGGGGAGATTGCCACCGCGATCATCAAGGTCAAACCGGGTCACACCCTGACCAAGGAAGAGGTGCGCCTCTTTTGTGAACAATTGCCCCGTTACAAACGCCCGCGAAAAATCATCTTCGATGACGTACCTCGCAATCCCACCGGAAAAATCGAAAAGCCCAAACTGCGCGAAAAATTCGCCGGCGCCAAGGAGAGCTTCCAGATTTAA
- a CDS encoding 50S ribosomal protein L25/general stress protein Ctc: MDKIALNAKIRTTKGNSPARALRREGRVPAVLYGPNTEPTMISIDTNDVDTIIKRGGLGRSIYNLSLDDGKKETTVMIKELQSHPVSREVLHVDFYEVSMDRKVRVFVPVVTTGKSIGVENGGMLQIIRRELEVACRPDAIPASITIDISNLDIGDAVHVADIATTENVEIPHEVNFTVLTVVSTKRETAEAGEGEGEGAEGEAAVAAGEE; the protein is encoded by the coding sequence TTGGATAAAATAGCACTGAACGCCAAAATCCGTACAACCAAGGGAAACAGCCCTGCCCGGGCACTGCGCCGGGAAGGCAGAGTGCCGGCTGTATTGTACGGTCCGAATACGGAACCCACCATGATTTCTATCGATACGAATGATGTGGACACGATCATCAAACGTGGCGGACTCGGGCGATCCATCTATAATCTGAGCCTGGACGATGGGAAAAAAGAGACCACGGTCATGATCAAGGAGCTCCAGTCGCATCCGGTTTCCAGAGAGGTGCTGCATGTCGACTTCTACGAGGTGTCGATGGATCGGAAAGTCCGGGTCTTTGTTCCCGTGGTGACCACTGGAAAATCCATTGGCGTGGAAAATGGCGGCATGCTTCAAATCATCCGCCGCGAGCTCGAAGTGGCCTGTCGTCCCGATGCGATTCCCGCCTCGATTACGATCGATATATCGAATTTGGATATCGGTGACGCCGTGCATGTGGCCGACATCGCGACCACAGAGAATGTCGAAATTCCGCACGAGGTGAATTTCACGGTGTTGACCGTGGTTTCCACCAAACGCGAAACCGCGGAGGCGGGTGAGGGCGAAGGCGAGGGAGCTGAAGGGGAGGCTGCCGTAGCCGCCGGGGAAGAATAG
- the pth gene encoding aminoacyl-tRNA hydrolase — protein sequence MKPQNGPYLIAGLGNPGSEYAVTRHNAGFLVIDQLAEAFKIDVQRKKLDNLFGRGRIKGVDALLVKPQAFMNRSGPPLQRIADYFGIQREAMVIVHDDIDLAFTRLKIKEKGGDGGHKGIRSIIEAFGVDDFTRVRLGVGRSDRSANVVGHVLGAFSADERTVLKDFIQRACEAIVTILTEGTKIAMNRYNQKSS from the coding sequence ATGAAGCCGCAGAACGGGCCTTATTTGATCGCCGGGCTCGGGAATCCCGGTTCCGAATATGCAGTGACCCGCCACAATGCCGGTTTCTTGGTAATTGATCAGCTGGCCGAGGCTTTCAAGATCGACGTCCAGCGTAAAAAGTTGGACAATTTGTTTGGCCGGGGGCGTATCAAGGGGGTGGATGCCCTGCTGGTCAAACCCCAGGCTTTCATGAACCGCAGTGGCCCGCCGCTGCAGCGCATAGCCGACTATTTTGGGATTCAACGCGAGGCGATGGTCATAGTCCATGATGACATCGACCTGGCCTTCACAAGATTAAAAATAAAAGAGAAAGGGGGCGATGGCGGACACAAAGGGATCCGATCGATCATCGAGGCCTTTGGGGTTGACGATTTTACAAGGGTGCGGCTGGGCGTAGGCAGATCCGACCGGTCCGCCAATGTCGTCGGCCATGTACTGGGCGCGTTCAGCGCCGACGAGCGCACCGTACTGAAAGACTTTATCCAGAGGGCGTGCGAAGCGATCGTGACGATCCTGACCGAAGGTACGAAGATAGCGATGAACCGATATAACCAGAAGTCAAGTTAA
- the dnaK gene encoding molecular chaperone DnaK — protein MGKIIGIDLGTTNSCVAIMEGSDSKVITNPDGGRTTPSIVAISESGERLVGQIAKRQAITNPENTVFGVKRLIGRKFDSAEVQKDISNLPYKIKKAENGDVRIELRGKKYSPAEISSFILSYIKKYAEDYLGEPVSDAVITVPAYFNDSQRQATKDAGKIAGLNVMRIINEPTAASLAYGLDKRREEKIVVFDLGGGTFDVSVLEIGEGVFEVKATNGDTHLGGEDFDLRLIDYLATEFKKEQGIDLRNDKMALQRLKEAAEKAKMELSTSMETDVNLPFITADASGPKHLNMKISRAKLESLVADLLDNLEGPCRTAMKDAGLSNSEINEVILVGGMTRMPAVQERVKRIFGKEPNRSVNPDEVVALGAAIQGGVLKGDVKDVLLLDVTPLSLGIETLGGVMTRLIEKNTTIPTRKSQVFSTAADNQPAVSIHVLQGEREMAANNKTLGRFELVGIPPAPRGIPQIEVTFDIDANGIVKVSAKDLATSKEQSISITASSGMSKEEINQAVKDAELHAEEDRKKKELVEARNHADSLIYSSEKSLKDLGEKVDAATRGKVESAIADLRKAMEGQDVEEIKRLSEQLTQSSHKLAEAIYQQQTAQSEQAAGGAGAGAGQQTGGGATHDDDVVDADFEEVKDDKK, from the coding sequence ATGGGCAAGATAATTGGAATTGATTTGGGAACGACCAACTCTTGTGTGGCGATTATGGAGGGCAGCGACAGCAAGGTCATCACCAATCCGGACGGTGGGCGCACGACCCCATCTATTGTGGCCATATCCGAAAGCGGTGAGCGTCTGGTGGGCCAGATCGCCAAGCGCCAGGCCATCACCAATCCGGAGAATACGGTTTTCGGCGTCAAACGCCTGATCGGGCGTAAATTCGATTCGGCCGAAGTTCAGAAGGATATCAGCAATCTTCCCTACAAGATCAAAAAGGCTGAAAACGGCGATGTTCGCATTGAACTTCGTGGAAAAAAGTACAGCCCGGCCGAAATTTCTTCTTTCATTCTGTCGTACATCAAGAAATACGCTGAGGATTACCTTGGTGAACCGGTTTCCGATGCGGTCATCACCGTACCGGCCTATTTTAACGATAGTCAGCGCCAAGCCACCAAAGACGCAGGGAAGATCGCGGGATTGAACGTGATGCGGATCATCAACGAGCCCACGGCGGCGTCGCTGGCCTATGGTTTGGACAAACGCCGCGAAGAAAAGATCGTGGTCTTCGATTTGGGCGGCGGTACCTTCGACGTCTCGGTCCTGGAGATCGGAGAGGGCGTCTTCGAGGTCAAGGCGACCAACGGCGATACCCACCTGGGGGGCGAAGATTTCGATCTGCGGCTCATCGATTATCTGGCAACGGAATTCAAAAAGGAACAGGGCATCGATCTGCGAAACGATAAAATGGCCTTGCAACGCCTCAAGGAGGCGGCTGAAAAGGCCAAGATGGAACTGTCGACCTCCATGGAGACCGACGTGAACCTGCCGTTTATCACCGCCGATGCGAGCGGCCCAAAGCATCTCAATATGAAGATCAGCCGGGCCAAGCTCGAGTCCCTGGTGGCCGACCTGCTCGATAACCTGGAAGGCCCCTGCCGGACAGCCATGAAGGATGCGGGGCTGAGCAATTCGGAGATCAACGAAGTGATCCTGGTCGGCGGTATGACCCGCATGCCGGCCGTCCAGGAGCGCGTGAAGAGAATATTCGGCAAAGAGCCCAACCGCAGTGTCAACCCGGATGAGGTCGTGGCCCTCGGAGCCGCGATCCAGGGCGGTGTGCTCAAGGGGGATGTGAAAGACGTTCTGCTGCTCGACGTGACCCCCCTGTCATTGGGTATCGAAACCCTGGGCGGCGTGATGACGCGTTTGATCGAGAAGAATACCACCATTCCCACCCGCAAGAGCCAGGTCTTTTCGACGGCCGCGGACAATCAGCCGGCCGTTTCGATCCATGTGCTTCAGGGTGAGCGCGAGATGGCCGCCAACAACAAGACTCTGGGGCGATTCGAGCTGGTGGGGATTCCCCCGGCACCGCGAGGGATCCCGCAGATCGAGGTGACCTTCGACATCGACGCCAACGGCATCGTCAAGGTGTCGGCGAAAGATTTGGCCACCAGCAAGGAGCAATCGATCAGCATCACGGCCTCCAGCGGCATGAGCAAAGAGGAGATCAACCAGGCCGTCAAGGATGCGGAACTGCATGCCGAAGAGGACAGGAAGAAAAAGGAACTGGTGGAGGCGCGCAATCATGCCGACAGCCTGATTTACTCTTCCGAGAAATCGCTCAAAGATTTGGGCGAAAAGGTCGATGCGGCTACGCGCGGCAAGGTGGAGTCGGCCATTGCCGATCTTCGCAAGGCCATGGAAGGCCAGGATGTCGAAGAGATCAAGCGTCTCAGCGAGCAGCTGACGCAGTCATCCCATAAGCTGGCCGAAGCTATCTATCAGCAGCAGACCGCTCAGAGCGAACAGGCGGCAGGCGGAGCAGGGGCCGGTGCGGGTCAGCAGACCGGCGGCGGTGCCACGCATGACGATGACGTCGTGGATGCCGATTTCGAGGAAGTCAAAGACGATAAGAAGTAG
- the serA gene encoding phosphoglycerate dehydrogenase yields the protein MKVLVSDNLGEVGIKMFQEAQGIDVDVKTGLAPEELKAIIGEYDALVIRSATKVTEDLLDAAVNLKVVGRAGIGLDNVDIPAATSRGVVVMNTPTGNVITTAEHAIAMMMSLTRHIPAATASLKGGRWEKKSLAGRELYKKTLGLIGYGKIGAIVADRARGLKMRVVVYDPYVTPEKIQNDGFEPLTLEELYKQADYITVHVPKMKTTAGLLNKDAFEQMKNGVMIINCARGGIVNEADLYEAIVAGKVGGAALDVFETEPPGQLPLLELDKVICTPHLGASTMEAQTNVAVMVAQQIIDYLTTGTIVNAVNVPSVTGEVLEKVGPYLKLAEQLGALQAQLIKGAPREMIIEYYGDFKGVDLSPVTTALLKGLLAPMVKEVVNFVNAHVLANQRGIKVTETTIAAHKEYTYLITAKLVTTEGENVVSGTIFGKEDTRVVRINTFRLEMIPLGHMALIYNQDIPGSIGEIGTCLGKHNINIARMQVGQEEGGDRNIIFLCTDTPIPSDVVAELRGLKTVKNVTPLEF from the coding sequence ATGAAAGTACTCGTGAGCGACAACCTGGGTGAAGTCGGGATCAAAATGTTTCAGGAGGCCCAAGGCATCGATGTGGATGTCAAAACCGGCCTTGCGCCGGAAGAACTCAAGGCCATCATCGGTGAATATGATGCGCTGGTGATTCGCAGCGCCACCAAGGTCACCGAGGACCTGCTCGATGCGGCAGTCAATCTCAAGGTGGTCGGGCGCGCCGGTATCGGTCTGGACAATGTGGACATTCCGGCTGCGACCAGTCGGGGCGTGGTGGTGATGAACACCCCCACCGGCAATGTGATCACCACTGCGGAACATGCCATCGCCATGATGATGTCCCTGACGCGTCATATCCCGGCGGCCACCGCTTCACTCAAGGGGGGCCGATGGGAGAAAAAGAGCCTGGCCGGCCGGGAGCTCTATAAAAAGACGCTGGGGCTGATCGGGTATGGCAAAATCGGGGCCATCGTGGCCGACCGGGCGCGGGGCCTTAAGATGCGCGTGGTGGTTTACGATCCTTATGTCACACCGGAAAAGATCCAGAACGATGGGTTCGAGCCTTTGACCCTGGAAGAGCTCTACAAACAGGCCGACTATATTACGGTCCATGTGCCAAAAATGAAAACCACCGCCGGATTGCTGAACAAGGATGCTTTCGAGCAGATGAAGAACGGCGTGATGATTATCAATTGCGCCCGAGGAGGCATCGTCAACGAGGCCGACTTGTATGAAGCCATCGTCGCCGGCAAAGTCGGCGGTGCGGCCCTGGACGTGTTTGAAACCGAACCTCCGGGCCAACTTCCCCTGCTCGAACTCGACAAGGTGATTTGCACGCCCCATCTGGGTGCTTCCACCATGGAGGCCCAGACCAATGTGGCCGTCATGGTCGCCCAGCAGATCATCGACTATCTGACGACCGGCACCATCGTCAACGCCGTGAATGTTCCTTCGGTTACGGGTGAGGTGTTGGAGAAGGTCGGTCCCTATCTGAAGCTGGCCGAGCAGTTGGGTGCGTTGCAGGCCCAATTGATCAAGGGTGCCCCCAGAGAGATGATCATCGAATATTACGGCGACTTCAAGGGGGTCGATCTGTCGCCGGTGACGACGGCGCTCCTGAAGGGGTTGCTGGCCCCCATGGTCAAGGAGGTGGTGAATTTCGTCAATGCCCATGTCCTGGCCAATCAACGCGGCATCAAGGTGACCGAAACCACCATTGCGGCTCACAAGGAGTATACCTATCTGATCACCGCCAAACTGGTGACCACCGAGGGCGAAAACGTTGTCTCGGGAACGATTTTCGGAAAAGAAGATACCCGGGTGGTGCGTATCAACACCTTCCGTCTGGAAATGATTCCGCTGGGCCACATGGCGTTGATCTACAATCAGGATATTCCCGGTTCCATCGGCGAAATCGGCACCTGCCTGGGCAAACACAATATCAACATCGCCCGAATGCAGGTGGGGCAAGAAGAAGGTGGGGACCGCAACATTATTTTCCTCTGCACGGATACGCCCATTCCCAGCGACGTCGTGGCGGAACTGCGCGGTCTCAAGACAGTAAAGAATGTGACCCCCTTGGAGTTTTAG
- a CDS encoding ribose-phosphate diphosphokinase, whose protein sequence is MASRTLNDFWIFSGNSNQALAKRICEYLKMPMGGAKVTTFSDGEIQIEIEDNVRTKDVFIIQSTSSPVNHHLVELLLMIDAMKRSSARSITAVMPYYGYARQDKKVAPRVPISAKLVADLLTTAGADRLITLDLHAGQIQGFFNIPVDNLFAAPVILNYIRRHLHDNIVVVSPDAGGVERARAFAKRLDAGLAIVDKRRTAPNVAKAMAVIGNVKDKIAIILDDMVDTAGTLTQAVGVLLENGATEVHACCAHAVLSGPALDRIKASDLKSLVVTDTIPLSPGAAACEKIKVLTISELVGEAILRSYRGDSVTSLFV, encoded by the coding sequence GTGGCAAGCAGAACACTCAATGATTTCTGGATTTTTTCAGGCAATTCCAACCAGGCCCTTGCAAAACGAATCTGTGAATACCTGAAGATGCCGATGGGCGGCGCGAAGGTGACCACCTTCAGCGACGGCGAGATCCAGATCGAAATCGAAGACAACGTTCGCACCAAGGATGTATTCATCATCCAATCCACCAGCTCTCCGGTGAACCACCATCTGGTTGAACTCCTTCTGATGATCGACGCCATGAAACGTTCATCGGCCAGAAGCATCACGGCGGTCATGCCGTATTATGGATATGCGCGCCAGGACAAGAAAGTGGCGCCGCGCGTTCCCATCAGCGCCAAGTTGGTCGCCGACCTGTTGACCACCGCCGGCGCCGACCGTCTGATCACATTGGATCTGCACGCCGGTCAGATTCAGGGATTCTTCAATATTCCGGTCGACAACCTGTTCGCCGCACCGGTGATCTTGAATTACATCCGTAGACATCTGCATGACAACATCGTCGTCGTATCGCCGGATGCCGGCGGTGTCGAGCGCGCCAGGGCCTTTGCCAAGCGATTGGATGCCGGCCTGGCCATCGTCGACAAACGCCGCACGGCCCCCAACGTCGCCAAGGCCATGGCGGTCATCGGCAATGTGAAGGACAAAATTGCCATCATACTGGACGACATGGTCGACACGGCCGGTACCTTGACGCAGGCCGTCGGCGTTTTGCTGGAAAACGGCGCCACCGAGGTGCACGCCTGCTGCGCCCATGCGGTGCTGTCCGGTCCGGCCCTCGATCGCATCAAGGCCAGTGATTTGAAAAGTCTCGTCGTCACCGATACGATTCCCCTGTCACCTGGGGCCGCTGCTTGTGAGAAAATCAAGGTGCTCACCATTTCAGAACTGGTTGGAGAGGCCATCTTGCGGAGTTATCGGGGAGATTCGGTGACGTCGTTGTTTGTATAA
- a CDS encoding 4-(cytidine 5'-diphospho)-2-C-methyl-D-erythritol kinase, with the protein MLAHTAEQPINGAVHEIVLRAPAKINLCLHVIGRRPDGYHELFSLMCGVALYDHLALGIGTSENIIQCDHPGVPADASNLALKAALLFNQTLDRDIGIRPQPVSIRLTKHIPAGGGLGGGSSDAAAVLKGLNDHYGAPFDRQRLLALALRLGADVPFFIDQRPALAEGIGERLTPYHGLPAFGVVLVCPDFGISTAQVFGSLNFGLTKSKKKLRYKPFKNGNFSATDHLHNDLEAGVIRRFPVIEKIKKMLLDQGAIGSLMSGSGSTVFGLFEDQEAAGRAAKRLDRPDAWQVFATRLLV; encoded by the coding sequence ATGTTGGCGCACACGGCAGAGCAACCGATCAACGGAGCGGTGCATGAAATCGTGCTGCGGGCGCCGGCCAAAATCAATCTCTGCCTGCATGTCATCGGGAGGCGGCCGGACGGATATCACGAACTGTTCTCGCTCATGTGCGGTGTGGCGCTTTATGACCACCTGGCGCTGGGTATCGGCACCTCTGAAAACATTATTCAATGCGATCATCCAGGTGTCCCCGCTGATGCAAGCAACCTTGCACTCAAAGCGGCCTTGCTCTTCAACCAGACGCTTGACCGTGACATCGGTATTCGCCCCCAACCTGTATCTATCCGATTGACCAAGCATATTCCGGCCGGCGGCGGCCTCGGCGGCGGCAGCAGCGACGCCGCCGCCGTGCTCAAGGGACTGAATGATCACTACGGTGCGCCTTTTGACCGCCAGCGGCTTCTGGCTCTCGCCTTGCGCCTCGGAGCAGATGTGCCCTTTTTCATCGATCAGCGTCCTGCCCTGGCCGAGGGTATCGGTGAGCGACTGACGCCCTACCATGGATTGCCTGCATTCGGAGTCGTTCTGGTCTGCCCTGACTTTGGTATCTCTACTGCGCAGGTCTTTGGAAGCCTCAATTTTGGATTGACAAAATCGAAAAAAAAACTTAGGTACAAGCCTTTTAAAAACGGAAACTTCAGTGCAACGGATCACTTGCACAACGATTTGGAAGCCGGTGTGATCCGCCGTTTTCCAGTCATTGAAAAAATCAAGAAAATGCTTCTAGATCAAGGCGCTATCGGTTCATTGATGAGCGGTAGCGGATCGACGGTGTTCGGGCTGTTTGAGGACCAGGAAGCGGCCGGGCGCGCGGCGAAGCGCCTCGATCGTCCGGATGCATGGCAGGTATTCGCCACCCGATTGCTGGTATGA
- the grpE gene encoding nucleotide exchange factor GrpE, which translates to MSKRIDIQEETDLEQAEASEIGVETPTRGPDGKVAVEPEPEASAADGDLNKKLEEAERQAKDNYERLLRVSADFENYKKRTAREMQDLVKYANEKILKEMLTVVDNLERAIESASNHYDTNDPLIQGVHLTLSETLKILERHQVKPVVSLGEPFDPSFHQAMMQEEVQDQPPNTVVKELQKGYLIHDRLLRPALVAVSKTGGPVKQENS; encoded by the coding sequence ATGAGCAAGAGAATCGACATCCAGGAGGAGACCGACCTGGAACAGGCAGAGGCCAGCGAAATTGGCGTTGAGACACCGACGAGAGGTCCGGACGGCAAGGTAGCGGTCGAGCCGGAACCGGAAGCTTCAGCTGCAGATGGGGACTTGAACAAAAAACTGGAAGAAGCCGAGCGACAAGCAAAAGACAACTATGAACGACTCCTGCGCGTATCTGCCGATTTTGAGAACTACAAAAAACGAACGGCCCGTGAAATGCAGGACCTTGTGAAGTATGCCAATGAAAAAATCCTGAAAGAGATGCTGACGGTCGTAGACAATCTGGAACGAGCCATCGAATCGGCATCCAACCATTATGATACGAACGATCCCCTGATTCAGGGGGTTCATCTAACGCTCAGCGAAACATTGAAGATTTTGGAGAGACACCAGGTAAAACCCGTGGTTTCTCTGGGTGAACCGTTTGACCCCAGCTTCCATCAAGCCATGATGCAGGAAGAGGTGCAAGACCAACCTCCCAACACCGTCGTCAAAGAGTTGCAGAAAGGGTACCTGATTCATGACCGACTATTGAGGCCCGCACTGGTCGCTGTGTCCAAAACCGGAGGCCCTGTCAAGCAGGAAAATAGCTAA
- a CDS encoding DUF1844 domain-containing protein: MSDDRKEEKKSQSESQTKSYTLPKIDFSTFVLSLNSSALVQLGLIEDPASGQKTKNLPLAKQTIDLLAMLEDKTRGNLTRDEDNILKNLLYELRMLYVKEKA, from the coding sequence ATGTCCGACGACCGTAAAGAAGAGAAAAAAAGCCAGTCGGAGAGCCAGACAAAGAGTTACACGTTACCCAAGATTGATTTTTCCACCTTTGTTTTATCGCTGAACTCCTCTGCCCTGGTGCAGCTCGGGCTCATCGAGGACCCTGCCTCGGGTCAGAAGACGAAGAATCTTCCATTGGCGAAACAGACCATCGATCTGTTGGCCATGCTGGAGGACAAAACTAGAGGCAATTTAACCCGCGATGAGGATAACATTCTCAAGAATCTCCTCTATGAGCTGCGTATGCTCTATGTCAAAGAGAAAGCTTGA